The proteins below are encoded in one region of Penicillium psychrofluorescens genome assembly, chromosome: 4:
- a CDS encoding uncharacterized protein (ID:PFLUO_006460-T1.cds;~source:funannotate) — protein MTPALPPDRRSIVISGPSGVGKGTLIQKLFDAHPDTFALSVSHTTRQPRTGEREGTNYFYISTTEFSTLIPQGSFVEHAYFSGNHYGTSKQTIADQMARGLVVVLDIEMDGVRQIQENRAIDARYVFIQPPSLEALEARLRSRGTENEEQVQRRLAQARAEMEFAKQGVHDKIIVNDDLERAYQELEGFVYRPAS, from the coding sequence ATGACTCCAGCACTACCACCAGACCGCAGATCCATCGTGATATCCGGACCATCAGGCGTTGGAAAGGGAACATTAATTCAAAAACTATTCGACGCGCACCCAGACACCTTCGCACTAAGTGTCTCTCACACAACGCGCCAACCTCGTACCGGCGAGCGAGAAGGTACAAACTACTTCTACATCTCTACCACCGAATTTTCAACCCTCATCCCCCAAGGCTCATTTGTGGAACATGCATATTTCAGCGGCAATCACTACGGCACCAGCAAGCAGACAATTGCCGACCAGATGGCGAGGGGATTAGTTGTTGTCCTGGATATCGAGATGGACGGTGTCAGACAGATACAAGAGAATCGAGCTATTGATGCGCGATACGTCTTTATCCAACCGCCCAGTCTAGAGGCTCTGGAGGCGCGTCTGAGGAGTCGTGGGACGGAGAATGAAGAACAGGTTCAGAGAAGATTGGCGCAGGCTAGGGCTGAGATGGAGTTTGCGAAGCAAGGTGTGCATGATAAGATCATTGTTAATGATGATCTCGAGAGGGCGTATCAGGAGCTGGAAGGGTTTGTATATCGGCCCGCGTCGTAG